A window from Nitrospiraceae bacterium encodes these proteins:
- a CDS encoding integrase core domain-containing protein yields the protein VERWRQTYNRIRPHSALGYRPPAPEAIAPRCA from the coding sequence TCGTGGAGCGCTGGCGGCAGACCTACAACCGGATTCGGCCCCACAGCGCCCTGGGCTATCGTCCGCCGGCACCGGAAGCCATCGCGCCACGGTGCGCGTGA